One stretch of Toxoplasma gondii ME49 chromosome XI, whole genome shotgun sequence DNA includes these proteins:
- a CDS encoding hypothetical protein (encoded by transcript TGME49_314415), whose amino-acid sequence MSTVSTPLFRLLSDSSSSSSFPSTPSLRCRRRLAKSVDSAAAQNATAGSRTLQRQRHLYWRTCGVVSVVYLLFHSFLGVSGGDQVAVAGSGLCQDHFPNDPAVLNYCQNGATCNVQLTSGQLLQIICNCAELQTTEYLYAGPSCSIKQKLAFVAGSFGTSVRNTSWLENLLGLNSWKDVPSRVASFCYTVPCPSPDGSSI is encoded by the exons ATGTCGACCGTCTCTACTCCTCTCTTTCGGCTGCTCTCcgattcttcttcctcatcctCCTTTCCGTCCACACCTAGTCTGCGTTGTCGAAGGCGGCTCGCGAAGTCGGTGGATTCTGCAGCAGCGCAGAACGCAACGGCAGGTTCCCGgacgctgcagagacagagacatctTTACTGGAGAACTTGTGGCGTCGTCTCCGTTGTTTATCTCCTCTTCCACTCTTTCCTCG GCGTCTCCGGAGGTGACCAGGTCGCCGTCGCGGGCAGCGGCTTATGCCAAGACCATTTCCCGAACGACCCCGCCGTGTTGAATTACTGTCAAAATGGAGCAACATGCAATGTCCAGCTCACTTCCG GACAGCTTCTTCAGATCATCTGCAACTGCGCCGAACTCCAGACAACAGAGTATCTCTACGCTGGCCCGAGTTGCTCCATCAAACAAAAGCTCGCCTTTGTTGCTGGCTCTT TCGGCACGAGCGTGCGCAACACTTCGTGGCTGGAAAATCTGCTCGGCTTGAACTCCTGGAAAGACGTTCCTTCCCGAgtcgcctccttctgctACACGGTGCCTTGCCCCAGTCCAGACGGCTCCAGCATCTAA
- a CDS encoding clathrin adaptor complex small chain family protein (encoded by transcript TGME49_314418) produces the protein MIKFILMVNKQGQTRLSQYYDFVPIPERVALEGELIRKCLGRTELQCSFVQHRQYSVIYRRYASLYFIVGVKDEELNELAILEFIHCLVETLDKFFENVCELDIMFHLEKAHFILDEMVMDGCIVETNKSNVLSLIHMMDAASNS, from the exons ATGATTAAATTCATTCTGATGGTCAACAAGCAAGGCCAGACGCGCCTCTCTCAGTACTACGACTTCGTCCCCATTCCAGAGAGAGTCGCTTTGGAGGGAGAGTTGATTCGGAAGTGCCTCGGTCGAACAGAACTCCAGTGCTCGTTCGTTCAGCATCGACAGTACAGCGTGATCTAcagaag ATATGCGAGTCTTTACTTCATTGTCGGTGTGAAGGACGAGGAGCTGAACGAACTGGCGATTCTCGAATTTATTCACTGCCTCGTCGAGACCCTGGACAAGTTTTTCGAAAATGTCTGTGAACTCGACATCATGTTCCACTTGGAGAAAGCGCATTTCATTCTCGACGAAATGGTCATGGACGGCTGCATCGTCGAGACAAACAAATCTaacgttctgtctctcatcCACATGATGGACGCTGCCTCCAACTCGTGA